In Prinia subflava isolate CZ2003 ecotype Zambia chromosome 8, Cam_Psub_1.2, whole genome shotgun sequence, the genomic window CGTGGAAATGCATCCATTGGAAACAGTTCTGCTTAGTCTGCACGTCCCCCAGCACGTGCTGCACTTGCAGGAGCTTTGACCTTGGGTTGTATTGTTGTTTTTAGCCTGGAACTGTGTCCTGCCTGTGTTCAAAGAGCAGAGTGAGGCCTGGATACTCTTCACCCTTTGCCCTGTCCTTGGTGTTTATCTGGACCTtcaccctgcagagcctcagtcCCTGAGggtgcctctgcctgtgctgggggttTGCTGCAGTCTGGCAGGTTTGGGTCCAACTCAGGGCTTACCTGGAGGAGACTCTTggtttttgtctccttttctgtctccttttgtcTCCTCTGCCTGAACAAGGGGAGCACCCAAGTCTTTCTGCTTAGGGACAGCTCTGGCTGGTGCCTGGTGCTGTCACCCACTGTGGTGGCTCCTGCTGCCGTTTAGTGGTTTTCAATAATAAATCAGGTTTATTTTGTATTCTTAACCCCATTGAATCATTCCTCCAGGACTCACTGTACTGCTCAGCACAGGACAAGGTGTAGATctgccaattaaaaaaaaataaaacaaggaaacCCCACATAACTTCTGATGCCGAATTAATAAACCTCTTAACCCTGCATTAATTTTAATGTAGAGAAAGGACACTGTAAACTACTCTAAGTGCATTTGCTTCATCAATTCCTCAACAAGTGACCTTAATTTGCAGCTGGTAAAGCTGGAATGTGCAGAGATAAATCAAAATTGGGTACTTCAGAATTGCTGGAGTTcgtattttttttcctgaggtggTTTTGATCCCTGCTGACACACAGTGTTCAAACACCTctagtggctgctgctgcctctccagggcAGCACTGGCTCATTTTTAGCACCACACCTTGTGCAGGCAGACCCAATCCTCCCAAACTCGgtggttttcttctctttttgatGTGAGCATCAGCCCAACTCATCTcttgctgctgggagagggtgATGGTTCCTTCCCCTGGCGAGGAAAGCgccctgccctggtgctggtggtgcAGATCGTGGGCCGCCCTCCCCATCTCTCAGGCGGGCTCCATGCAGGAACACatttgctgagcagggctggtttGTTCGGCCCTGCCTTTGTCAGCAGGCGGGGATCAAAGGCCGCGGGCAGGCGCTGCCGATCCCAGCGCCCGCCCCGTTTATGGCCCTTTATGGCGGGGTGACTCCGTCCGCAAAGCTCCGGAGCCTCGGATCCGCCGTCCCGGGCCGTGCCGCGATGTTCGGaccaggggacacgggggggacaccgggggatAGCGGGCGACacgggggacactggggacacccgCACAcacggggaggggacacggccACGCTGCCCGCGGGCAGGGCGGGGTCAGCGGGCGGCGCATGCGCGCGGCCGGCCCCGCCTCCCATTCACAAAGAGCGAgcgcccgccgccgcggccgctgATTGGCTGCAGGGAcggagggggcggggccagTGTTGGGCGGCcacgcggcggcggcggcggggcggtgGCAGAGCCGGAGCGGAGCGGGAGCGGGCGGGACCGGGCACGGAACCGGGCACGGAACCGGGTACGGGACCGGGTACGGGACGGGGCACGGAACCGGGTATGGAACCGGGCACGGAACCGCGTATGGGATAGCGGGGACCGGGCACGGGACCGGGCACGGAACCGGGTACGGGACCGGGTACGGGACCGGGTACGGAACCGGGTATGGGATAGCGGGGACCGGGCAGGACCGGGCACGGAACCGGGTACGGGATAACGGGGACCAGGTACGGGATCGGGTGCGGAAACGGGGTACGGGATAGCGGGGACCGGGTACGGAACCGGGCACGGGACCGGGTATGGGATAGCGGGGACTGGGCGGGACCGGGCGGGACCGGGCACGGAACCGGGTACGGGACCGGGTACGGAACCGGGGACGGGATAGCGGGGACCGGGTACAGTACCGGGTACGGAACCGGGCACGGGACCGGGGACGGGATGGAGGGGACCGGGCGGAACCGGGTATGAAATAGGGTACGGAACCGGCTACGGAACCGGGTACGGAACCGGGTACGGAACCGGGTAGGGGATAGCGTGACTGGATACAGAACCGGGTACGGGATAGCGGGGACCGTGCGGGAGCGGGTACGAAACCGGCTACGAGACAGGGGGACCGTGTGGGACAACCGGACCAggtgcggggccgggggcaCAATAACTGAGCCAGGCGTGGGACACCGCGGGTCCGGGACCTCCGAGTCAGATGCGGGACCGCGGGGCGGGCTGGGCGCGGGCATCACCGGGAGCGCACATCGCCCCCCTCCCGGTACCAAGTGAGGTCCCGAGGAGTCGTGCGCTGCACGGGTGTTTGGTCCGGGAGGTCCCGGTGCCCCGTGGCTGCGGGACGGCCCCACCGCGCTCCCGGTACCGGCCGGTACCGCGCTCCCGGTACCGGCTCCTCTCTGCCGCGGCCgtgccgggcccgggcccgcgGTGCCCGTGCTGAGTCGCCGGTTTTGCCTCGCAGGGCGGCCTCAGCACTATGTCCGTCAGCAGCCACGAGAACCGGAAATCCCGCTCGAGCTCCGGCTCCATGAACATCCACCTCTTCCACAAACCGGGCCACGCCGACAGCCTCCTCACCCAGCTCAACCTGCTCCGCCAGCAGAACCTCTTCACCGACGTGGTGCTGCGGGCGGGGAACCAGCGCTTCCCCTGCCACCGCGCCGTCCTGGCCGCCTGCAGCCGCTACTTCAACGCCATGTTCAGCGGGGGCCTGAAGGAGAGCAAAGATGCCGAGGTCAACTTCCACGACTCGCTGCACCCcgaggtgctggagctgctgctggactaCGCTTACTCAGCACGGGTGCTGATCAACGAGGAGAACGCGGAGTCCCTGCTGGAGGCCGGGGACATGCTGCAGTTCCAGGACATCCGGGATGCTTCGGCTGACTTTCTGGAGAAGAACCTCTACCCTGGGAATTGCCTGaacatgctgctgctgtccGACGCCCACTGCTGCGAgcggctgctggagctgtcctgGAGGATGGCCCTGGCCAACTTCACCTCGCTCTGCAAGACTGAGGATTTCCTGCGACTGCCTAAAGACAaactgctggagctggtggagagcgaggagctggaggtggaggACGAGACGCTGGTCTACGAAGCTGTTATGGGCTGGATCCGCTACGATCTGCCCCGGCGCCACGAGGTTCTGCCCGAGCTGCTGCGCTCCGTgcgcctggccctgctgcccgaGTCCTACCTGCGGACGCAGGTGGCCTGCGAGAAGCTGGTGACCAGCCACAAGCTGGGCGAGGAGATCGTGGCCGACGCCGTGCGGTGCAAAATGAAGATCCTGCAGAACGACGGGCTGGTGACGGGGTGCTGCGCCCGGCCCCGCAAGGtcagccaggccctgctgctgctcggGGGCCAGACCTTCATGTGCGACAAGATTTACATGCTGGACCATAAAACCAGCGAGATCATCCCTCGCGCAGACATCCCCAGCCCCCGCAAGGAGTGCAGCGCCTGCGCCATCGGCTGCAAGGTCTACATCACCGGCGGCAAGGGCGCCGAGAACGGCGCTTCCAGGGACGTCTGGGTGTACGACACCCTCCACGACGAGTGGGCCAAAGCCGCCCCCATGCTGGTGGCGCGGTTTGGCCACGGCTCCGCCGAGCTGGACCACTGCCTGTACGTGGTGGGCGGTCACACGGCCGTGAGCGGCGCCTTCCCGGCCTCTCCCTCCGTGTCCCTCAAGCAAGTGGAGCACTACGACCCTCAGCTGGACAAGTGGTCGCTGGTGGCTCCTCTGCGGGAGGGCGTGAGCAACGCCGCCGTGGTGGGGGCCAAGATGaagctgtttgtttttgggggcACCAGCGCCAACCAGAACAAGCTGCCCAAGGTGCAGTGCTTCGACCCATGCCAGAACCGCTGGACGGTGCCcaccagctgcccccagccctggcgcTACACGGCCGCTGCCGTGGTGGGCAGCCACGTCATCGTCATCGGCGGGGACACGGAGTTCTCCGCCAGCTCCGCTTACCGCTTC contains:
- the LOC134553517 gene encoding ectoderm-neural cortex protein 1-like, producing MSVSSHENRKSRSSSGSMNIHLFHKPGHADSLLTQLNLLRQQNLFTDVVLRAGNQRFPCHRAVLAACSRYFNAMFSGGLKESKDAEVNFHDSLHPEVLELLLDYAYSARVLINEENAESLLEAGDMLQFQDIRDASADFLEKNLYPGNCLNMLLLSDAHCCERLLELSWRMALANFTSLCKTEDFLRLPKDKLLELVESEELEVEDETLVYEAVMGWIRYDLPRRHEVLPELLRSVRLALLPESYLRTQVACEKLVTSHKLGEEIVADAVRCKMKILQNDGLVTGCCARPRKVSQALLLLGGQTFMCDKIYMLDHKTSEIIPRADIPSPRKECSACAIGCKVYITGGKGAENGASRDVWVYDTLHDEWAKAAPMLVARFGHGSAELDHCLYVVGGHTAVSGAFPASPSVSLKQVEHYDPQLDKWSLVAPLREGVSNAAVVGAKMKLFVFGGTSANQNKLPKVQCFDPCQNRWTVPTSCPQPWRYTAAAVVGSHVIVIGGDTEFSASSAYRFHSDTFQWSKFGDVTAKCISCRAVTSGNRLYVVGGYCGAQRCKTLDCYDPSSDTWSSVTTVPYSLIPTAFVSTWKYLSA